The proteins below are encoded in one region of Sulfolobus islandicus Y.N.15.51:
- a CDS encoding DEAD/DEAH box helicase, which yields MIRISIALLDHQEQLPNMFENLSEDLRKALNEAGYIKPTRVQEVVIPELMNSKSVIVQAKTGSGKTAAYVIPILERNSTALILSPSRELATQILDEIKKLGKYKQIDVSLIIGGMSYDDQRQSKIVVGTPGRLLDLWSKGKIDFSGYDFVIVDEADRMLDMGFIDDIRMILNHCNAKIAGFFSATIPDEIMTLAKEFSKDLREIVLDEYKPVEEVKQKFVKVRNDWNDKVSKLLEEINGEKILVFARTRDRARKLYYLLKGKGVNVGLLSGDMPQSVRLKNFYGFKKGKYNVLVATDLASRGIDIIDVNKVINFDIPRDVETYIHRVGRTGRMGRVGQAITFYTFREADMIKRINNLLAI from the coding sequence ATGATTCGAATAAGCATAGCTTTATTAGACCATCAAGAGCAGTTACCCAATATGTTTGAAAATTTAAGTGAAGATCTAAGAAAGGCTTTGAATGAAGCCGGTTACATTAAACCTACCAGAGTCCAAGAAGTTGTTATTCCAGAATTGATGAACAGTAAAAGTGTAATAGTTCAAGCTAAGACCGGATCTGGTAAGACTGCAGCGTATGTTATTCCAATTTTAGAAAGAAATAGTACCGCTTTAATTTTATCGCCTAGTAGAGAATTAGCAACGCAAATTCTAGATGAGATAAAGAAACTAGGAAAATATAAACAAATTGACGTTAGCTTGATAATAGGTGGGATGAGTTACGACGATCAAAGACAATCCAAAATAGTCGTTGGTACCCCAGGAAGACTTTTGGATCTGTGGAGTAAGGGCAAGATTGACTTCTCTGGTTACGATTTCGTTATAGTTGACGAAGCGGATAGAATGCTGGATATGGGTTTTATAGATGACATTAGAATGATATTGAATCATTGTAATGCTAAAATTGCAGGGTTCTTCTCAGCTACAATACCAGATGAAATTATGACCCTTGCCAAAGAGTTCTCCAAGGATCTTAGAGAGATCGTATTGGATGAATATAAACCGGTAGAGGAGGTTAAACAGAAATTCGTGAAGGTTAGGAATGATTGGAATGATAAAGTATCGAAATTACTGGAGGAAATAAACGGTGAGAAAATTCTGGTATTCGCTAGGACTAGGGATAGGGCTAGGAAACTATACTATCTGTTAAAAGGGAAGGGAGTAAATGTGGGACTTTTAAGTGGAGATATGCCTCAGAGCGTTAGATTAAAGAACTTTTACGGGTTCAAAAAGGGAAAGTACAATGTTCTAGTTGCAACTGATTTGGCTTCTAGAGGAATTGATATAATAGATGTTAACAAGGTAATAAATTTCGATATTCCTAGAGACGTGGAGACTTACATACATAGAGTAGGAAGGACTGGTAGAATGGGAAGAGTGGGTCAAGCAATAACGTTCTATACGTTCAGAGAAGCTGACATGATTAAAAGAATCAATAACTTACTTGCAATTTAG
- a CDS encoding MFS transporter: MHSSKHSLIYSAIILVLMTISARATDNMVTTTVPLLAKYSLQLSNSLVELLSALLFTFNFITTTFINPELNSRVRRRVFVISNVIILFSLPLYYLSNEISIWIISIFAGIAFGLVMPNLITAASLANDKKSVERLLSLYSTSLSTSLILGPAIEVYLLTKYDYRDVFLWFIPIAVIGIIISSSIRFPDVKRESSGISVIKNKGLTAAALSITTYNVLFAAFTTFLAILAKDRFNLPNFDAYFVFLPFYIMSFLTRLTMTIRPFENLRMPMLISIIITILGLFGILYAPNYSIFLAVIALLGIPHGSIFPMATIMISRATSIAERNAVNSYFLAYNNLLFLVVPATIGFVSEIVGLSLSISALIIPVAITAVAFFKMFWNDNIMVKRCFVGSFNIFQ, from the coding sequence ATGCACAGCTCAAAACATTCATTGATTTACTCGGCCATAATTCTTGTACTAATGACAATCTCAGCCAGAGCTACAGATAACATGGTTACTACAACGGTTCCATTATTAGCAAAGTATAGTCTTCAACTATCTAACTCTCTGGTTGAACTTTTATCGGCATTACTATTTACCTTCAATTTTATCACCACAACATTTATTAATCCTGAACTTAATTCGAGGGTAAGAAGGAGAGTATTTGTAATTTCCAATGTTATAATTTTATTTTCGTTACCACTCTATTATCTGTCTAACGAAATATCAATATGGATAATCTCAATCTTCGCCGGAATCGCGTTCGGTTTAGTAATGCCTAACCTAATAACAGCAGCGAGTTTGGCAAATGATAAGAAATCAGTTGAGAGGCTACTATCCCTGTACTCAACTAGCCTTAGTACCAGTTTGATTCTAGGTCCTGCAATTGAAGTCTATTTACTAACTAAATACGACTATAGGGATGTATTCTTATGGTTTATTCCAATAGCAGTTATAGGCATTATAATTTCATCGAGTATTAGATTCCCAGATGTTAAGAGAGAAAGCAGTGGGATTTCAGTGATTAAAAATAAGGGTCTAACAGCTGCTGCACTATCAATTACCACGTATAATGTGCTATTCGCAGCATTTACCACATTCTTGGCAATATTGGCAAAGGATAGATTCAACTTACCTAATTTCGATGCCTACTTTGTCTTTTTGCCATTCTATATAATGTCTTTCTTAACTAGACTTACGATGACCATAAGACCTTTCGAAAACCTCAGAATGCCAATGTTAATTTCTATCATTATAACAATTTTGGGGTTATTTGGAATCCTATACGCCCCAAATTACTCTATTTTCTTAGCAGTTATAGCACTACTGGGAATACCTCACGGTTCAATATTTCCTATGGCTACCATAATGATAAGTAGGGCTACAAGTATAGCTGAGAGGAATGCAGTAAATTCCTATTTCTTAGCTTATAACAATTTATTGTTCTTAGTAGTACCAGCTACAATTGGATTTGTATCAGAGATAGTTGGATTATCACTCTCCATTTCAGCCCTAATAATACCAGTTGCCATTACTGCAGTAGCTTTCTTCAAGATGTTTTGGAATGATAATATTATGGTTAAGAGATGCTTTGTGGGTTCGTTCAATATATTTCAATAG
- a CDS encoding energy-coupling factor transporter transmembrane component T family protein translates to MNTLVDQIISWIIVLYGSAVPALFVIFLIGITGLREITRYETGNTFLYKLNPVTKVVLTIVVMTVAATTIWWIGAILTLVLLLSYLTLNDGVRKFGYAFFLALSTILGGTWSIAPYTPPSTLQLAFPSVKQFTVIWTFPSYFQVMGYEQQLTLEALIYGLQTTFRVAPVLLSALLFITTTTGSDIFRMFTKIKIPIAITFSVLVGIRMIPRIFELLDTSVKMQYIRGLGYSRPKIVSSLLIVYAIFEAIIPTMVYLFRGAKNLAISADTRGFRAYPSRTSLVELKFTRVDYYGTAIIAALIIIAIVANLLGFGRTIPYVGL, encoded by the coding sequence ATGAACACTTTAGTTGATCAAATAATAAGTTGGATAATTGTTCTCTACGGATCCGCAGTGCCAGCTTTATTCGTAATTTTCTTGATAGGAATAACAGGTTTAAGGGAAATAACGCGTTATGAGACTGGAAATACGTTTCTATATAAGCTAAACCCCGTTACGAAGGTAGTACTCACAATAGTAGTTATGACTGTAGCTGCTACTACGATATGGTGGATAGGCGCCATATTAACCCTAGTTCTCTTATTATCATATCTTACGCTAAACGATGGAGTAAGGAAATTCGGATATGCGTTTTTCTTAGCGCTTTCAACAATATTGGGTGGAACGTGGAGCATTGCTCCTTACACTCCACCTAGTACACTACAGTTAGCCTTCCCTAGTGTGAAACAGTTTACGGTAATTTGGACATTCCCATCTTATTTCCAAGTAATGGGGTATGAGCAACAATTAACGTTAGAAGCTCTAATTTACGGCCTTCAGACTACCTTTAGAGTAGCTCCAGTATTATTGTCAGCCTTACTGTTCATTACTACAACAACTGGATCCGATATCTTCAGGATGTTCACTAAAATAAAGATACCTATAGCAATTACGTTTTCAGTGTTAGTTGGCATAAGGATGATACCTAGGATATTTGAGCTGTTAGACACTTCAGTGAAGATGCAGTATATAAGAGGTTTAGGGTATAGTAGACCGAAAATAGTTTCTTCACTGTTAATAGTTTACGCGATTTTTGAAGCAATAATACCAACTATGGTGTATTTGTTTAGGGGAGCTAAGAACTTGGCAATTTCAGCTGATACTAGGGGATTTAGAGCTTATCCAAGTAGGACTAGTCTAGTAGAACTTAAGTTTACAAGAGTTGACTACTACGGTACTGCAATAATTGCGGCATTAATAATTATAGCAATTGTAGCTAATTTACTTGGATTTGGGAGAACGATACCATACGTTGGACTTTAA
- a CDS encoding ABC transporter ATP-binding protein, producing MKFVEIRDLQVTYMGKDKPSIVVDKLDIEEGESVLITGRSGSGKSTLVSVINGVIPHLINAEIKGEVRVFGFDVKSTPIHEISKYVGTLLQDPDTQAFNYTIIDEVAFGVENYMISRDEMIERVEESMKICGISHLRDREINTLSGGELQKTILASVLAMRPKALILDEPTSNIDPQGTREILELVKTFRSEGISLVLVEHKIERVLPFVDRIIVVEEGKIAVDVRKDEIVDKADFLYSLGLEIPDYMLFLKKNGFRKIDYEYLRKTYTYRPPSRIGGKGEALYASVKVKTKNGIYLINTKISLKQGTITALMGKNGSGKTTLLKVIVGLIDKKRLIVEEEKVIVNGVDLSKTKLVERGKFIAYLPQFFDVMFIKRTVEDEIKFSMKNRGTYDEKRLGEVLKMFSLDAYRKEDPLVLSMGQRRRVAMASVLAGGAKVILMDEPTSGQDWYHKQILGKELLELRDKGYTILVVTHDSRFVDRFADYLLVMNEGKIVLEGKPEEVFIKSLRHGIEPPLEYELGGLIKNEHFS from the coding sequence ATGAAGTTTGTGGAGATTAGGGATCTCCAAGTAACCTATATGGGAAAAGATAAGCCCAGCATAGTGGTAGATAAGCTTGATATAGAAGAAGGAGAATCCGTTTTAATAACTGGTAGGTCGGGAAGTGGTAAGTCGACGCTAGTAAGTGTAATTAATGGCGTAATTCCACACTTAATTAACGCTGAAATAAAAGGAGAAGTTAGAGTTTTTGGATTTGACGTTAAGAGTACGCCAATACATGAAATATCTAAATATGTGGGTACACTATTACAAGATCCGGATACTCAAGCTTTTAATTATACTATAATAGATGAGGTGGCTTTCGGCGTCGAGAACTATATGATAAGTAGGGATGAGATGATAGAGAGGGTTGAAGAGTCAATGAAGATATGTGGCATTTCACACTTAAGGGATAGGGAGATTAATACTTTATCTGGAGGGGAACTTCAAAAAACTATCTTAGCGTCAGTTTTAGCCATGAGACCTAAGGCGTTAATTTTAGATGAGCCAACTTCCAATATAGACCCTCAAGGTACTAGGGAAATTTTAGAACTAGTAAAGACCTTTAGATCTGAGGGAATTAGCCTAGTTTTAGTTGAGCATAAAATAGAGAGAGTATTACCCTTTGTTGATAGAATAATTGTAGTAGAAGAAGGAAAAATTGCTGTAGATGTCAGAAAAGATGAGATTGTGGACAAGGCCGATTTTCTCTACTCTTTGGGTCTTGAAATACCAGATTATATGCTATTTTTAAAGAAAAACGGTTTTAGGAAAATAGATTACGAGTATTTAAGGAAAACTTATACTTATAGACCACCTTCTAGAATTGGGGGAAAAGGAGAAGCGCTATACGCGAGCGTAAAGGTTAAGACGAAAAATGGAATTTATCTGATTAATACTAAAATATCATTAAAACAAGGTACTATAACAGCGTTAATGGGTAAGAATGGCTCTGGAAAAACTACTTTATTGAAGGTAATTGTTGGTTTAATAGACAAGAAGAGGCTGATCGTAGAGGAGGAGAAGGTCATAGTCAACGGTGTAGATTTAAGTAAGACTAAGCTGGTGGAAAGGGGAAAATTCATAGCGTATTTACCTCAGTTCTTTGACGTTATGTTTATAAAGAGAACTGTTGAGGATGAGATTAAGTTCTCAATGAAGAATAGAGGTACATACGACGAGAAGAGGTTAGGAGAGGTTTTGAAGATGTTCTCTCTAGATGCCTATAGGAAGGAAGATCCTTTAGTTCTCTCCATGGGGCAAAGGAGAAGAGTTGCAATGGCCTCAGTACTAGCAGGTGGGGCTAAGGTTATACTGATGGATGAGCCGACAAGTGGACAAGATTGGTATCATAAGCAAATCTTGGGAAAAGAACTCTTAGAATTGAGAGATAAGGGATATACTATACTGGTTGTGACTCATGATTCCAGATTTGTTGATAGATTTGCTGATTATCTGTTAGTAATGAATGAGGGAAAAATCGTATTGGAAGGGAAGCCAGAAGAGGTTTTCATTAAATCACTAAGACATGGTATAGAACCTCCATTAGAATATGAGTTGGGAGGATTGATAAAAAATGAACACTTTAGTTGA
- a CDS encoding HAD family hydrolase, giving the protein MYRAIFVDFGNTLVGFKPAFYEKLQTILREHGYDVDIRRVFRAYVKAMAVNNYSQPTDIKEFLYNLNIPPSDRLISHIRGSDIRDGEAFIYDDVMEFLETIRSTNTKLILLSNSSPRTKKLLEELGLVKYFDDLVLSHEIGIVKPNPKIFAIAILKGGYPALHIGDIYEIDYVGARRSYVDAILLDRYDFYPEIKEKVRNLREIIPMVTKNL; this is encoded by the coding sequence GTGTATAGAGCGATTTTCGTAGACTTTGGAAACACGCTAGTTGGTTTTAAACCAGCATTTTATGAGAAATTACAAACTATTCTGAGAGAACACGGTTATGATGTTGACATTAGAAGGGTCTTCAGAGCTTATGTGAAAGCCATGGCTGTTAATAACTATTCCCAACCAACTGATATTAAGGAATTCCTATATAATTTGAATATTCCTCCAAGTGATAGATTGATCAGCCATATAAGGGGTTCTGATATAAGGGACGGGGAAGCGTTCATATATGATGATGTGATGGAATTTTTAGAAACTATTAGAAGTACCAACACTAAATTAATTTTATTAAGCAACTCATCACCTAGGACCAAAAAGTTGTTGGAAGAATTGGGATTAGTAAAGTACTTTGATGACTTAGTCTTATCTCACGAGATTGGTATTGTTAAGCCTAATCCTAAAATCTTCGCCATTGCAATTTTAAAGGGAGGATATCCAGCTTTGCATATAGGGGATATATATGAAATTGATTACGTGGGAGCTAGGAGAAGCTATGTAGATGCGATATTGTTGGACAGATACGACTTTTATCCAGAGATCAAGGAAAAGGTAAGGAATTTAAGAGAGATAATTCCAATGGTCACGAAAAATCTCTAA
- a CDS encoding class I SAM-dependent methyltransferase — protein MYTLMSKNDRYINPLVLDNPLRSLVSPPNRILSRFVKYLKEDYTVVDLGCGPGFFTTILARIVKTVYAVDPDERAIRRLKEKVQKLSLNNVIPYVAPAQKLEFIKDKSIDFVFSNLMLCCTSDHNGAIKEIKRILKDNGLAYISVTRSFLIKDKMDVSGDEWKKILGQFKIIREGKNLMERWAVVQQIS, from the coding sequence ATGTACACATTAATGAGCAAAAACGATAGATACATTAATCCACTAGTTCTTGATAATCCTTTAAGGTCTTTGGTTTCACCTCCTAATAGGATACTATCAAGATTCGTGAAATATCTAAAAGAAGACTACACGGTAGTGGATTTGGGATGTGGTCCTGGGTTCTTCACTACAATCCTCGCTAGAATTGTGAAAACCGTTTACGCAGTAGATCCTGACGAGAGGGCAATAAGAAGATTAAAGGAAAAAGTCCAAAAGTTGTCTTTGAATAACGTTATACCGTATGTAGCTCCAGCTCAAAAACTGGAATTTATTAAAGATAAAAGTATTGACTTTGTTTTCTCTAACCTAATGCTGTGTTGTACTTCAGACCACAATGGCGCTATAAAGGAAATTAAGAGGATTCTAAAGGATAATGGTTTAGCTTACATAAGCGTTACAAGAAGCTTTCTCATAAAGGATAAAATGGATGTTAGTGGAGACGAATGGAAGAAAATACTTGGTCAATTTAAGATAATAAGAGAAGGAAAGAATTTAATGGAGAGATGGGCTGTAGTGCAACAAATTAGTTAA
- a CDS encoding DUF1286 domain-containing protein, whose amino-acid sequence MNLVRLRTHYIFSTGLLTLLDSVLFHEYFYYALILSGIVSVIGNSLIDRIGHKEIATGYGYIPVRTPLTHTIPRSVVWGIVSVVPVFILLLIYYNGFSYHEYYFSLSNKVVLLILLNGVVVGPSHLFLDVFTERGIYVKKYGRWKRFALAHFRYDNPLANGLAIIAGAVMIYLAYL is encoded by the coding sequence ATGAATCTTGTGAGGCTCAGAACCCATTACATCTTCTCAACCGGTTTATTGACGCTTCTGGACTCTGTACTCTTTCATGAATATTTTTACTACGCTTTAATCTTGAGCGGAATAGTTTCGGTAATAGGTAATTCCTTGATTGATAGGATTGGCCATAAGGAGATTGCCACTGGGTATGGGTATATCCCGGTAAGGACACCTTTAACCCATACAATTCCTAGAAGTGTAGTTTGGGGTATTGTCTCCGTAGTCCCGGTCTTTATTCTCTTATTGATTTATTATAATGGGTTTAGCTATCACGAGTACTATTTCTCCCTTAGCAATAAGGTGGTGTTGTTAATATTGTTAAATGGTGTAGTTGTTGGGCCCTCTCATTTGTTCCTGGACGTATTTACGGAAAGGGGAATTTACGTTAAAAAATACGGTAGATGGAAAAGATTTGCCTTGGCACATTTCAGATATGATAACCCCTTAGCAAACGGTTTAGCAATAATAGCTGGTGCCGTAATGATATATCTGGCTTATCTCTGA
- a CDS encoding SWIM zinc finger family protein has product MYPYLIGITRNTYYIAMESERNPLESYLVRIVYKDKSVINYSCSCKGFAMRGKCKHIAIAKNKVRFISEERV; this is encoded by the coding sequence ATGTACCCATACTTGATTGGAATAACTAGGAACACTTATTACATAGCGATGGAATCTGAGAGGAACCCATTAGAGTCATACCTAGTAAGGATAGTGTACAAGGATAAAAGCGTAATCAATTATTCGTGTAGTTGCAAGGGATTTGCAATGAGAGGAAAATGCAAACACATAGCAATTGCTAAAAATAAGGTGAGATTTATAAGCGAGGAGAGGGTATGA
- the ssh7a gene encoding chromatin protein Ssh7a, with product MATVKFKYKGEEKQVDISKIKKVWRVGKMISFTYDEGGGKTGRGAVSEKDAPKELLQMLEKQKK from the coding sequence ATGGCAACAGTAAAGTTCAAGTATAAGGGAGAAGAAAAACAAGTAGACATAAGTAAGATAAAGAAGGTATGGAGAGTCGGAAAGATGATAAGCTTTACCTATGATGAGGGTGGAGGAAAGACTGGTAGAGGAGCAGTAAGCGAGAAAGATGCTCCAAAAGAGCTATTACAAATGTTAGAGAAACAAAAGAAGTAA
- a CDS encoding FAD-dependent oxidoreductase yields the protein MDLSKLLEPIRIGDIVLKNRIAMSPMISNLGTPEGYPSDAHIAYLAERAKGGVGLIITEYTYVNHVDARGSVNELGMDSDELTPKFMRLTELIHALGSKIFVQLVHVGRKTRKDIIWGNKPIAPSPIPIMDEVREMTKEDIERVKNDFIDASIRAKRAGFDGIELHGAHGYLLAQFLSPATNKRNDEYKDGVRFIEEILKGIKEKAKITVGIRISVTEFDNDGLTPEIVAEIGKKLEKAGIDYIHLSAGRDGPLGSSMPYYYKRLAFLEEAKVVRDAVNIPIFLVGSVITPVDAIKAREIADVVVLGRQLLADPYWLEKAKRDLPIRPCIRCNQTCRGVVYKEVRCDVNPELGWELLPPLEKGKGEVIVVGGGVMGLEAARVLALRGFTVTLYEQNNKLGGQFLLYKDPWKVKEFQELINYYERELKRLNVEVKLNSKIECSDCIMAIPDYEIPKMPDVKGEKLLIDSNLYVYHDYAFELAKYNEIYITERSFKGLDRTREYLLRKELSEVGVKFLEEKNSMKFDVEIHNIADDQPSIGKAIQRGYWLGRTFKSY from the coding sequence ATGGATCTATCGAAGCTACTGGAACCAATAAGAATTGGAGATATTGTTTTAAAGAATAGAATAGCCATGTCACCAATGATCAGTAATCTAGGTACGCCGGAGGGTTATCCTAGTGATGCTCATATAGCTTACTTAGCTGAGAGAGCTAAGGGAGGAGTTGGGTTAATAATAACAGAATACACATACGTTAATCACGTAGACGCTAGGGGATCAGTTAACGAACTGGGAATGGATTCAGATGAGTTAACGCCAAAGTTCATGAGGTTAACTGAGTTAATTCACGCTTTGGGAAGTAAGATTTTTGTGCAACTAGTTCACGTTGGTAGGAAGACTAGAAAGGATATAATTTGGGGTAACAAACCAATAGCCCCTTCTCCCATTCCTATAATGGACGAAGTAAGGGAAATGACTAAGGAGGATATAGAGAGGGTTAAAAACGATTTCATAGACGCATCAATAAGAGCTAAGAGGGCTGGATTTGACGGAATAGAACTTCATGGAGCTCATGGGTATCTATTAGCCCAATTCTTATCTCCCGCGACAAATAAGAGGAATGATGAGTACAAAGATGGTGTAAGGTTTATAGAGGAAATCCTTAAGGGCATAAAGGAAAAAGCTAAAATCACTGTAGGTATAAGAATCAGTGTAACCGAATTCGACAATGATGGCTTAACTCCAGAAATTGTTGCTGAAATAGGTAAAAAGTTGGAGAAGGCTGGGATAGATTATATTCACTTATCAGCTGGAAGAGATGGTCCTTTGGGTTCCAGCATGCCATACTACTATAAGAGATTGGCATTTCTTGAAGAGGCAAAGGTAGTAAGGGATGCAGTTAATATTCCAATATTTCTTGTTGGATCTGTGATAACTCCAGTAGATGCGATTAAGGCGAGAGAAATTGCTGACGTCGTTGTATTAGGAAGACAATTATTAGCCGATCCCTATTGGCTAGAGAAAGCTAAAAGGGATCTACCAATAAGACCATGTATTAGGTGTAATCAGACATGTAGAGGGGTTGTATATAAAGAGGTAAGATGTGATGTCAACCCCGAATTAGGATGGGAGTTGTTACCACCATTAGAGAAGGGCAAGGGAGAGGTTATTGTAGTGGGAGGAGGCGTAATGGGTTTAGAAGCTGCTAGAGTCTTAGCTTTGAGGGGCTTCACGGTAACTTTATATGAGCAAAACAATAAGTTAGGAGGACAGTTCCTACTTTACAAGGATCCTTGGAAAGTTAAGGAGTTCCAAGAGTTAATTAATTACTATGAGAGGGAGTTAAAGAGACTTAATGTTGAGGTTAAGCTTAACTCTAAGATTGAGTGCTCTGACTGTATAATGGCTATACCTGACTATGAAATACCTAAAATGCCCGACGTCAAGGGAGAAAAATTGCTGATAGATTCTAACCTTTACGTTTATCATGACTATGCGTTTGAGCTAGCTAAATATAATGAGATTTACATTACTGAGAGATCGTTTAAGGGATTGGATAGAACTAGGGAGTACCTCCTAAGAAAGGAGTTAAGTGAAGTTGGTGTGAAGTTCTTAGAGGAAAAAAATAGTATGAAGTTTGACGTGGAAATACATAATATTGCTGATGACCAGCCGAGTATTGGTAAGGCTATACAAAGAGGTTATTGGTTAGGTAGAACTTTCAAGTCATATTAA
- a CDS encoding FkbM family methyltransferase, with amino-acid sequence MEYDDMTSAYESKGNKIVVDAVTLDSLGLKKVNLLKIDVERGELEVLKGTTNTLDITDKILIEVRKELEKDINSLLRAKGFKLVKVYMTYDNIGNFLYKRAL; translated from the coding sequence GTGGAATATGATGACATGACTTCAGCCTATGAGAGTAAGGGTAACAAGATTGTGGTTGACGCAGTTACTTTAGACTCTCTTGGCCTAAAAAAGGTAAATTTATTAAAGATTGATGTCGAGCGTGGTGAATTGGAAGTATTGAAAGGAACCACGAATACCTTAGATATAACTGATAAAATTTTGATAGAAGTTAGGAAGGAGTTAGAAAAAGATATAAACTCGTTATTACGTGCAAAGGGATTTAAACTAGTTAAAGTCTACATGACTTATGATAATATTGGAAATTTCTTATATAAGAGAGCTTTATAG
- a CDS encoding IS1-like element ISC796 family transposase, which produces MGRKPVFRQDVSCPSCGSHHVVKCGRPLGRQKFLCRDCGKYFLGDASYHHHSRKLREEALRMYANGMSMRAISRVLNVPLGTVFTWIKRYGRKKHEKLVELWGRAKELVKGKVVAKVVDEMWTYLYKNARAFYKWVFTCYVYTKLGVYLIYSVGDRDESTFLEVKKYLPDEGRWVSDDYNLYFWLKDHTVVSPVNPNESFHSSLRDRLIRFKRATKAVNRSIRTMMYSIALVLWERRLIPEFVA; this is translated from the coding sequence ATGGGTAGGAAGCCTGTATTTAGGCAAGACGTTTCTTGTCCCTCTTGTGGTAGTCATCATGTTGTTAAGTGTGGTAGGCCTTTGGGTAGGCAGAAGTTTTTGTGTAGGGATTGTGGTAAGTACTTCTTGGGTGATGCTAGTTATCATCATCATTCTAGGAAGTTGAGGGAGGAGGCTTTGAGAATGTATGCTAATGGTATGAGTATGAGGGCTATTTCTAGGGTGCTTAACGTACCTCTTGGTACTGTTTTCACTTGGATTAAGCGTTATGGTAGGAAAAAGCATGAGAAGTTGGTTGAGTTGTGGGGTAGGGCTAAGGAGCTGGTCAAGGGTAAGGTTGTTGCTAAGGTTGTTGATGAGATGTGGACTTACTTGTACAAGAATGCTAGGGCTTTTTACAAGTGGGTTTTCACTTGTTACGTGTACACGAAGCTGGGAGTTTACCTCATTTACTCTGTGGGGGATAGGGATGAGAGTACTTTCCTTGAGGTCAAAAAGTATTTGCCTGACGAGGGTAGATGGGTGAGCGATGATTATAACTTGTACTTCTGGTTGAAAGACCACACGGTTGTCTCGCCAGTTAACCCGAACGAGTCCTTTCATTCCTCATTAAGGGATAGGCTAATTAGATTCAAGAGAGCAACGAAGGCAGTAAATAGGAGCATTCGCACCATGATGTACTCCATAGCCCTAGTCTTATGGGAGAGAAGGTTAATCCCAGAATTTGTAGCTTAA
- a CDS encoding class II glutamine amidotransferase, producing MCRMLAYHGDDKEYLKRLTNCLAKASLNDPLTNETHGDGWGIVAIASNNLIHYRSHLPIFKDENLEKILNLLDGEMKVIIHARQASDKRLISPYYSHPYLESTPKSILFLAHNGSVDKYKLGNVLGIDPMLMVDSELVAKYFATYSIKEIDKLQDVTQSALNLLIMEINRIDRSSTIYFYNYYRKDRIKRKEEYYKLYFNKGAIYSSSLAYTGCEKGEEVKFGNLGEL from the coding sequence ATGTGTAGAATGTTAGCATACCATGGAGATGATAAGGAGTACTTAAAGAGACTTACGAATTGCCTAGCTAAGGCATCACTAAATGACCCATTAACCAATGAAACCCATGGGGATGGCTGGGGAATTGTGGCAATTGCTAGTAATAATTTAATACATTACAGAAGCCATCTCCCAATATTTAAGGACGAAAATCTAGAGAAAATCCTAAACTTGCTAGATGGTGAAATGAAAGTAATAATTCACGCTAGGCAAGCCAGTGATAAGAGATTAATCTCCCCCTATTATTCCCATCCTTATTTAGAAAGTACTCCAAAATCAATACTATTCTTAGCCCATAATGGTAGTGTCGATAAATACAAATTGGGTAATGTACTAGGAATAGACCCCATGCTAATGGTAGACTCAGAACTTGTTGCCAAATATTTTGCAACATACAGCATTAAAGAGATTGACAAGTTGCAGGACGTTACACAATCCGCATTAAATCTGCTAATCATGGAGATAAATAGGATTGATAGATCCTCTACTATCTACTTCTATAACTATTATAGAAAGGATAGGATAAAAAGAAAGGAAGAGTACTATAAGTTATATTTTAATAAAGGTGCTATCTACTCTTCATCTTTAGCCTATACTGGTTGTGAAAAAGGTGAGGAGGTTAAGTTCGGTAATCTGGGAGAGCTATAA